The following proteins come from a genomic window of Triticum aestivum cultivar Chinese Spring chromosome 6A, IWGSC CS RefSeq v2.1, whole genome shotgun sequence:
- the LOC123127758 gene encoding DNA-binding protein EMBP-1-like isoform X1: protein MPRGRCRRRPRTQQHGLVAAGPGAAYGAPVSFLMYHHPAAAYYAHAHASMVAGVPYMAGESVSAAGKGKRVGKTRCVPSGEINFSSGSGDAGSQGSLEKGDTGANQKGSSSSAKRRKSGAANTEDGLSVITNHNSWIQGESQAATVQNAVTEPPLEDKERSTSKLLVLAPGRAALTSAAPNLNIGMDPLSASPSSIVQGEVNAAASSQSNASLSQMQECEELAQKVSELTAANGTLRSELGQLKDCKTMETENKQLMQSEGPSVVTTLSIQVEAPEPHPDRSPRLPVVEHLLPQTSEKMCTNGCLVAGYSKKK from the exons ATGCCGCGTGGCCGCTGCCGCCGCAGGCCCAG GACGCAGCAGCACGGCCTGGTGGCGGCCGGGCCGGGGGCCGCGTATGGCGCGCCGGTGTCGTTCCTCATGTACCACCACCCTGCGGCGGCGTACTACGCGCACGCGCACGCCTCCATGGTCGCG GGGGTGCCTTACATGGCCGGCGAGTCTGTCTCGGCGGCAGGGAAAGGGAAGAGGGTGGGGAAGACACGATGTGTCCCTTCTGGCGAGATCAATTTCAGCTCCGGGAG CGGCGATGCCGGGAGCCAGGGGTCATTGGAGAAGGGAGATACGGGCGCCAATCAGAAG GGCTCATCATCATCCGCGAAGAGGAGGAAGTCCGGCGCTGCAAATACAGAAGATGGGTTATCAGTTATCACAAACCATAATTCCTGGATACAAG GTGAATCTCAGGCTGCCACAGTGCAGAATGCTGTAACCGAGCCGCCATTGGAAGACAAGGAGAGGTCTACATCCAAACTGTTGGTTTTGGCACCTGGGAGGGCGGCACTCACCAGTGCTGCACCGAACTTGAATATTGGGATGGATCCCTTGAGCGCTTCTCCATCCTCCATAGTACAGGGGGAGGTGAATGCCGCAGCTTCTTCCCAGAGTAACGCTTCACTGTCTCAGATG CAAGAATGCGAAGAGCTAGCCCAGAAGGTAAGTGAGCTGACCGCAGCGAACGGCACGCTTAGATCAGAACTCGGCCAGCTTAAGGACTGCAAAACCATGGAAACAGAAAATAAACAGCTGATG CAGTCAGAGGGCCCTAGCGTTGTGACTACCCTGAGCATCCAGGTCGAAGCGCCCGAGCCGCATCCAGATCGAAGCCCGAGAC TCCCTGTAGTAGAGCACCTGCTGCCTCAAACTTCAGAGAAGATGTGCACGAATGGCTGTTTGGTCGCAGGTTACTCCAAGAAGAAGTAG
- the LOC123127758 gene encoding DNA-binding protein EMBP-1-like isoform X2, whose translation MPRGRCRRRPRTQQHGLVAAGPGAAYGAPVSFLMYHHPAAAYYAHAHASMVAGVPYMAGESVSAAGKGKRVGKTRCVPSGEINFSSGSGDAGSQGSLEKGDTGANQKGSSSSAKRRKSGAANTEDGLSVITNHNSWIQGESQAATVQNAVTEPPLEDKERSTSKLLVLAPGRAALTSAAPNLNIGMDPLSASPSSIVQGEVNAAASSQSNASLSQMSL comes from the exons ATGCCGCGTGGCCGCTGCCGCCGCAGGCCCAG GACGCAGCAGCACGGCCTGGTGGCGGCCGGGCCGGGGGCCGCGTATGGCGCGCCGGTGTCGTTCCTCATGTACCACCACCCTGCGGCGGCGTACTACGCGCACGCGCACGCCTCCATGGTCGCG GGGGTGCCTTACATGGCCGGCGAGTCTGTCTCGGCGGCAGGGAAAGGGAAGAGGGTGGGGAAGACACGATGTGTCCCTTCTGGCGAGATCAATTTCAGCTCCGGGAG CGGCGATGCCGGGAGCCAGGGGTCATTGGAGAAGGGAGATACGGGCGCCAATCAGAAG GGCTCATCATCATCCGCGAAGAGGAGGAAGTCCGGCGCTGCAAATACAGAAGATGGGTTATCAGTTATCACAAACCATAATTCCTGGATACAAG GTGAATCTCAGGCTGCCACAGTGCAGAATGCTGTAACCGAGCCGCCATTGGAAGACAAGGAGAGGTCTACATCCAAACTGTTGGTTTTGGCACCTGGGAGGGCGGCACTCACCAGTGCTGCACCGAACTTGAATATTGGGATGGATCCCTTGAGCGCTTCTCCATCCTCCATAGTACAGGGGGAGGTGAATGCCGCAGCTTCTTCCCAGAGTAACGCTTCACTGTCTCAGATG TCCCTGTAG
- the LOC123127758 gene encoding DNA-binding protein EMBP-1-like isoform X3, translating into MPRGRCRRRPRTQQHGLVAAGPGAAYGAPVSFLMYHHPAAAYYAHAHASMVAGVPYMAGESVSAAGKGKRVGKTRCVPSGEINFSSGSGDAGSQGSLEKGDTGANQKGSSSSAKRRKSGAANTEDGLSVITNHNSWIQGESQAATVQNAVTEPPLEDKERSTSKLLVLAPGRAALTSAAPNLNIGMDPLSASPSSIVQGEVNAAASSQSNASLSQMG; encoded by the exons ATGCCGCGTGGCCGCTGCCGCCGCAGGCCCAG GACGCAGCAGCACGGCCTGGTGGCGGCCGGGCCGGGGGCCGCGTATGGCGCGCCGGTGTCGTTCCTCATGTACCACCACCCTGCGGCGGCGTACTACGCGCACGCGCACGCCTCCATGGTCGCG GGGGTGCCTTACATGGCCGGCGAGTCTGTCTCGGCGGCAGGGAAAGGGAAGAGGGTGGGGAAGACACGATGTGTCCCTTCTGGCGAGATCAATTTCAGCTCCGGGAG CGGCGATGCCGGGAGCCAGGGGTCATTGGAGAAGGGAGATACGGGCGCCAATCAGAAG GGCTCATCATCATCCGCGAAGAGGAGGAAGTCCGGCGCTGCAAATACAGAAGATGGGTTATCAGTTATCACAAACCATAATTCCTGGATACAAG GTGAATCTCAGGCTGCCACAGTGCAGAATGCTGTAACCGAGCCGCCATTGGAAGACAAGGAGAGGTCTACATCCAAACTGTTGGTTTTGGCACCTGGGAGGGCGGCACTCACCAGTGCTGCACCGAACTTGAATATTGGGATGGATCCCTTGAGCGCTTCTCCATCCTCCATAGTACAGGGGGAGGTGAATGCCGCAGCTTCTTCCCAGAGTAACGCTTCACTGTCTCAGATG GGGTAA